One Phaseolus vulgaris cultivar G19833 chromosome 11, P. vulgaris v2.0, whole genome shotgun sequence genomic window carries:
- the LOC137829518 gene encoding G-type lectin S-receptor-like serine/threonine-protein kinase At4g27290 isoform X2 — MPMICSTNTVTHTIPSVNAHIFNPVITGINHTAMTIFTLALGICTLLFLLSKAFSTDTLTLSQSLHDGTTLSSKDETFELGFFSLRNSTNRYLGIWFKNIPVKTIVWVANRDHPLKDNSTKLTITNDGNLLLRTNNSTVHWSTNTTTKPLRPPILQLLNTGNLILRNDDDHSNNEEKFLWQSFDYPCDTLLPGMKLGWNKKTGLNRSITAWKNWDDPSAGNFTWGITFDSNPEMVLWKGTSKYHRSGPWNGIRFSGAFAGSNMLTTHPLFVYELVNNNDDEVYYSYRSVNKSLISIVVMNQTLFRRQRIIWIPDNGTWRLFQTAPRDICDTYNPCGSYANCMVDSSPVCQCLEGFQPKSSETADLSQGCVRSEPWRCRVERRDGFRKFVGLKYPDTTHSWVNRSMTLDECKVKCWENCSCTAYANLDIRGAGSGCSIWFGDLIDLKVVSQSGQYLYIRMADSRTDPKDAHKKKALLLIGTTVAPTVLVILLAILYYYRRKRKYEEENVSVVKNDKVVGQEDSMELPLFDFATLVNATNNFSTDNKLGQGGFGPVYKGVLADGQEIAVKRLSRSSGQGLTEFKNEVILCAKLQHRNLVKVLGCCIEAEEKMLLYEYMPNRSLDSFLFDSTKSEVLDWSKRFHILCATARGLLYLHQDSRLRIIHRDLKASNILLDNNLNPKISDFGLARMCGGDQIEGNTNRIVGTYGYMAPEYVIHGLFSTKSDVFSFGILLLEIISGKKNREVTYPHHSHNLIGHTWKLWKEGTPEKLIDKCLEDACILSEAVRSIHIGLLCLQRQPNDRPNMSSVVVMLSSDNELPEPKEPGFLIDRIMNEEQSEFRSQTSSTNEVTISILNAR; from the exons ATGCCCATGATATGTTCAACAAACACAGTAACACATACAATTCCCTCAGTAAATGCACATATATTCAATCCAGTTATCACTGGAATCAATCACACTGCAATGACGATTTTCACTCTCGCACTTGGTATTTGCACCCTACTTTTTCTCCTTTCAAAAGCTTTCTCAACTGATACACTTACCCTCTCTCAATCTCTCCATGATGGCACCACCTTATCGTCCAAAGACGAAACTTTCGAACTGGGTTTCTTCTCCCTAAGAAACTCCACAAACCGTTACCTAGGAATCTGGTTCAAAAACATCCCAGTAAAAACCATTGTTTGGGTTGCAAACCGTGACCACCCTCTCAAAGACAACTCCACCAAGTTGACCATAACCAACGACGGAAACCTCCTCCTTCGCACCAACAACAGCACAGTTCACTGGTCaacaaacacaacaacaaagcCTCTGAGACCACCCATTTTGCAACTCTTAAACACCGGGAACTTAATACTTCGCAACGATGATGACCACAGCAATAATGAAGAGAAGTTCTTGTGGCAAAGCTTTGACTACCCTTGTGACACATTGCTACCAGGAATGAAGCTTGGATGGAACAAAAAAACCGGTCTCAATCGAAGTATTACTGCGTGGAAGAACTGGGATGACCCTTCTGCTGGAAACTTCACATGGGGCATCACATTTGACAGCAACCCTGAAATGGTTCTTTGGAAGGGAACATCTAAGTACCATAGGAGTGGCCCTTGGAATGGTATCCGGTTCAGTGGTGCATTTGCTGGTTCAAATATGTtaaccactcaccctcttttcGTTTACGAATTGGTCAACAACAACGACGATGAAGTGTACTACTCATACAGATCCGTCAACAAGTCCCTGATCTCAATAGTTGTCATGAACCAAACCCTTTTCCGCCGCCAACGGATCATTTGGATCCCCGACAACGGAACTTGGAGGTTGTTCCAAACCGCTCCAAGAGATATCTGCGACACTTACAATCCATGTGGTTCTTATGCGAATTGCATGGTTGATTCATCACCTGTGTGCCAGTGTTTAGAAGGGTTTCAACCGAAGTCTTCAGAGACTGCGGACTTGTCACAAGGGTGTGTGAGAAGTGAACCGTGGAGGTGCAGGGTAGAGAGGAGAGATGGATTTAGAAAATTTGTTGGGTTGAAGTATCCTGATACGACACATTCATGGGTTAATAGAAGCATGACACTCGATGAATGCAAGGTAAAGTGTTGGGAAAATTGTTCGTGCACGGCTTATGCAAACTTGGATATAAGAGGAGCAGGAAGTGGGTGTTCTATTTGGTTCGGTGATCTTATTGATTTGAAGGTTGTTTCACAAAGTGGGCAATATCTGTATATTCGAATGGCAGATTCAAGGACAG ATCCTAAAGATGCCCACAAGAAGAAGGCATTGTTGCTGATAGGTACCACCGTGGCTCCTACTGTTCTTGTCATTCTATTGGCAATCTTATACTATTACAGGAGAAAAAGAAAGTATGAAG AAGAAAACGTGTCAGTAGTAAAGAATGATAAAGTTGTTGGACAAGAAGATAGTATGGAACTACCGTTGTTTGATTTTGCTACATTAGTTAATGCTACCAACAACTTCTCAACTGACAACAAACTTGGGCAAGGTGGGTTTGGGCCTGTATACAAG GGTGTATTAGCAGATGGACAAGAAATTGCTGTTAAAAGGCTATCAAGGAGTTCAGGACAAGGATTAACAGAATTTAAGAATGAAGTTATATTGTGTGCCAAACTGCAACACCGAAATCTGGTTAAAGTTCTTGGTTGCTGCATTGAAGCAGAGGAGAAAATGCTTCTCTATGAATATATGCCCAACAGAAGTTTAGATTCATTTCTTTTTG ATTCAACTAAAAGTGAGGTTTTGGACTGGTCTAAGCGCTTTCATATCTTATGTGCAACTGCTCGTGGACTTCTTTATCTTCATCAGGATTCTAGATTAAGAATAATACATAGAGATTTAAAAGCAAGTAATATTTTATTGGACAACAACTTGAATCCTAAAATTTCAGATTTTGGGTTAGCAAGAATGTGTGGAGGTGATCAAATTGAAGGAAATACTAACAGGATTGTAGGAACATA TGGATACATGGCACCTGAATATGTTATCCATGGATTATTCTCCACAAAATCTGATGTGTTTAGTTTTGGCATATTATTGCTGGAAATCATTAGTGGAAAAAAGAACAGAGAAGTTACCTACCCACACCATAGTCATAATCTTATTGGGCAT ACATGGAAGTTGTGGAAAGAAGGCACACCAGAAAAATTGATTGATAAGTGTTTGGAGGATGCATGCATCTTATCAGAAGCAGTACGTTCCATTCACATCGGTCTTCTATGCCTTCAACGTCAACCTAATGATCGACCAAACATGTCCTCTGTGGTTGTTATGTTAAGTAGTGATAATGAATTACCAGAACCAAAGGAACCTGGTTTCTTGATAGATAGGATCATGAATGAAGAGCAATCAGAATTTAGAAGCCAAACTTCTTCAACCAATGAAGTAACCATTTCAATCCTGAATGCTAGATAA
- the LOC137829518 gene encoding G-type lectin S-receptor-like serine/threonine-protein kinase At4g27290 isoform X1 has product MPMICSTNTVTHTIPSVNAHIFNPVITGINHTAMTIFTLALGICTLLFLLSKAFSTDTLTLSQSLHDGTTLSSKDETFELGFFSLRNSTNRYLGIWFKNIPVKTIVWVANRDHPLKDNSTKLTITNDGNLLLRTNNSTVHWSTNTTTKPLRPPILQLLNTGNLILRNDDDHSNNEEKFLWQSFDYPCDTLLPGMKLGWNKKTGLNRSITAWKNWDDPSAGNFTWGITFDSNPEMVLWKGTSKYHRSGPWNGIRFSGAFAGSNMLTTHPLFVYELVNNNDDEVYYSYRSVNKSLISIVVMNQTLFRRQRIIWIPDNGTWRLFQTAPRDICDTYNPCGSYANCMVDSSPVCQCLEGFQPKSSETADLSQGCVRSEPWRCRVERRDGFRKFVGLKYPDTTHSWVNRSMTLDECKVKCWENCSCTAYANLDIRGAGSGCSIWFGDLIDLKVVSQSGQYLYIRMADSRTDPKDAHKKKALLLIGTTVAPTVLVILLAILYYYRRKRKYEENVSVVKNDKVVGQEDSMELPLFDFATLVNATNNFSTDNKLGQGGFGPVYKGVLADGQEIAVKRLSRSSGQGLTEFKNEVILCAKLQHRNLVKVLGCCIEAEEKMLLYEYMPNRSLDSFLFDSTKSEVLDWSKRFHILCATARGLLYLHQDSRLRIIHRDLKASNILLDNNLNPKISDFGLARMCGGDQIEGNTNRIVGTYGYMAPEYVIHGLFSTKSDVFSFGILLLEIISGKKNREVTYPHHSHNLIGHTWKLWKEGTPEKLIDKCLEDACILSEAVRSIHIGLLCLQRQPNDRPNMSSVVVMLSSDNELPEPKEPGFLIDRIMNEEQSEFRSQTSSTNEVTISILNAR; this is encoded by the exons ATGCCCATGATATGTTCAACAAACACAGTAACACATACAATTCCCTCAGTAAATGCACATATATTCAATCCAGTTATCACTGGAATCAATCACACTGCAATGACGATTTTCACTCTCGCACTTGGTATTTGCACCCTACTTTTTCTCCTTTCAAAAGCTTTCTCAACTGATACACTTACCCTCTCTCAATCTCTCCATGATGGCACCACCTTATCGTCCAAAGACGAAACTTTCGAACTGGGTTTCTTCTCCCTAAGAAACTCCACAAACCGTTACCTAGGAATCTGGTTCAAAAACATCCCAGTAAAAACCATTGTTTGGGTTGCAAACCGTGACCACCCTCTCAAAGACAACTCCACCAAGTTGACCATAACCAACGACGGAAACCTCCTCCTTCGCACCAACAACAGCACAGTTCACTGGTCaacaaacacaacaacaaagcCTCTGAGACCACCCATTTTGCAACTCTTAAACACCGGGAACTTAATACTTCGCAACGATGATGACCACAGCAATAATGAAGAGAAGTTCTTGTGGCAAAGCTTTGACTACCCTTGTGACACATTGCTACCAGGAATGAAGCTTGGATGGAACAAAAAAACCGGTCTCAATCGAAGTATTACTGCGTGGAAGAACTGGGATGACCCTTCTGCTGGAAACTTCACATGGGGCATCACATTTGACAGCAACCCTGAAATGGTTCTTTGGAAGGGAACATCTAAGTACCATAGGAGTGGCCCTTGGAATGGTATCCGGTTCAGTGGTGCATTTGCTGGTTCAAATATGTtaaccactcaccctcttttcGTTTACGAATTGGTCAACAACAACGACGATGAAGTGTACTACTCATACAGATCCGTCAACAAGTCCCTGATCTCAATAGTTGTCATGAACCAAACCCTTTTCCGCCGCCAACGGATCATTTGGATCCCCGACAACGGAACTTGGAGGTTGTTCCAAACCGCTCCAAGAGATATCTGCGACACTTACAATCCATGTGGTTCTTATGCGAATTGCATGGTTGATTCATCACCTGTGTGCCAGTGTTTAGAAGGGTTTCAACCGAAGTCTTCAGAGACTGCGGACTTGTCACAAGGGTGTGTGAGAAGTGAACCGTGGAGGTGCAGGGTAGAGAGGAGAGATGGATTTAGAAAATTTGTTGGGTTGAAGTATCCTGATACGACACATTCATGGGTTAATAGAAGCATGACACTCGATGAATGCAAGGTAAAGTGTTGGGAAAATTGTTCGTGCACGGCTTATGCAAACTTGGATATAAGAGGAGCAGGAAGTGGGTGTTCTATTTGGTTCGGTGATCTTATTGATTTGAAGGTTGTTTCACAAAGTGGGCAATATCTGTATATTCGAATGGCAGATTCAAGGACAG ATCCTAAAGATGCCCACAAGAAGAAGGCATTGTTGCTGATAGGTACCACCGTGGCTCCTACTGTTCTTGTCATTCTATTGGCAATCTTATACTATTACAGGAGAAAAAGAAAGTATGAAG AAAACGTGTCAGTAGTAAAGAATGATAAAGTTGTTGGACAAGAAGATAGTATGGAACTACCGTTGTTTGATTTTGCTACATTAGTTAATGCTACCAACAACTTCTCAACTGACAACAAACTTGGGCAAGGTGGGTTTGGGCCTGTATACAAG GGTGTATTAGCAGATGGACAAGAAATTGCTGTTAAAAGGCTATCAAGGAGTTCAGGACAAGGATTAACAGAATTTAAGAATGAAGTTATATTGTGTGCCAAACTGCAACACCGAAATCTGGTTAAAGTTCTTGGTTGCTGCATTGAAGCAGAGGAGAAAATGCTTCTCTATGAATATATGCCCAACAGAAGTTTAGATTCATTTCTTTTTG ATTCAACTAAAAGTGAGGTTTTGGACTGGTCTAAGCGCTTTCATATCTTATGTGCAACTGCTCGTGGACTTCTTTATCTTCATCAGGATTCTAGATTAAGAATAATACATAGAGATTTAAAAGCAAGTAATATTTTATTGGACAACAACTTGAATCCTAAAATTTCAGATTTTGGGTTAGCAAGAATGTGTGGAGGTGATCAAATTGAAGGAAATACTAACAGGATTGTAGGAACATA TGGATACATGGCACCTGAATATGTTATCCATGGATTATTCTCCACAAAATCTGATGTGTTTAGTTTTGGCATATTATTGCTGGAAATCATTAGTGGAAAAAAGAACAGAGAAGTTACCTACCCACACCATAGTCATAATCTTATTGGGCAT ACATGGAAGTTGTGGAAAGAAGGCACACCAGAAAAATTGATTGATAAGTGTTTGGAGGATGCATGCATCTTATCAGAAGCAGTACGTTCCATTCACATCGGTCTTCTATGCCTTCAACGTCAACCTAATGATCGACCAAACATGTCCTCTGTGGTTGTTATGTTAAGTAGTGATAATGAATTACCAGAACCAAAGGAACCTGGTTTCTTGATAGATAGGATCATGAATGAAGAGCAATCAGAATTTAGAAGCCAAACTTCTTCAACCAATGAAGTAACCATTTCAATCCTGAATGCTAGATAA